One Catenulispora sp. GP43 genomic window, TACTCGCGGAAGAAGGAGTCGACGCGCTCCGGCGTCCAGTCCTCCGGCGTCGGCGAGATCGCCAGGATCGTCTGCACCTCGGCCGGCTCCAGCGGACCCGGCGGGTCGCAGTAGGCCACGGCCACGCCCCGGTGGACCTCCGGCATCGCGGCGACTTCATAAGGGTCCGGATACACGGTCACGAGGTCGTGCTCGCGCACGAAGGCGAACTGCTTCAGCAGCGCCTGCCGGCTGTACTCCAGGATGGTCTCGTTGTCCGGCGCGGCCTCGGCGAGCCGGTTCAGGACCCGCCGCACCAGCGCCGACCGATCCGCCTCGTCCGAGGGGACCGCGACCCCCTCGTAGTCCGCGGCGGCCTCCACGATCTCGGCGGAGACCCGGTCCAGATCGGCTTGCGCCCTCGCGAGGATCGCCGCCGCGTCCGACTCCGCGTCCAGGCTCAAGGACAGCTTGCGGGCGAACAGTTCCGCGCCTATCCGCGGGTCGCGGAACTCCTCCATGCCCGCGTCGCCGGCGGCCAGCCGCTCCTTGAGCCAGACGATGTGCTCCCGCAGAGCTTCCAACGCCGCCGGCCGGACCGCGTCGATCGCCGCCCGCGCCTCGGCGAGGCCGACCGCGGCCGGATCAGCCTTCGAAGCCTGCTCGACCGCCGCGTCCAGCTCGGCCCCGACCAGGTCCACGGTGCCCTCGAACTGGCCTATCGCGAGCTCCACGTGGATGCGCGACAACGGCTTGCCGGCCACCAGCGACCGGCTGCCCGCCAGCGCCGACGGCACCTGTTCTAGCCGTCCCGCGAAGGCCGTCAGCCGCTGCGCCGCCGGGGCGTAGTCGCGGGCCAGGAGCGTGTACAAGGCGATGCCGGGGTTCGCCTCCGCCGGGTTCCACTCGTCCTCGCGCAGGTCCTCGATCTGGAAGCGCAGCGCGGCCAGGTGGTTGGCCAGGATCGCGGCGTCCGCGCGGTTCGGCACGGACAGCTCCGCGCCGTCCAGATCGGCCAGGTCCGCCGCGCGCCCGGCCAGCCAGGCGGATTCGGCGGCCAGGCCGCCGGCGGACCGGTCCGGCAGCTCCGCGTCGTACTCGTGCAGGCCCAGTGTCCCGGCCCAGTCCGGATGGCGGCGGCACAGGCCGTCCAGGATGTCGGCGGCCAGTGCCTCGAAGCGTGCGTCAGGGGTGTCTGCCATCCTCAGACCATAGAGGACTGCCCGCAGCTGAGTTCGAGTGAAGAGTCTGCACTCCGGTCATCAGTACTGCATATGCTGTGACCATGTCTTCTCAGCCGCCTTGGGAGACCCAGATCCAGCCGGGTTGGGGGTCCCAGCCACCGCCGGAGCAGCCGCAGCCCGGGCCGCAGCAGCCGCAGCAGGGCGAGGGCTGGAATCAGGGCTCGTATCCGCCTCCGCAGCCGCCCCCGGGGCCGCCGCCGCAGCCGAACCGGATCCAGTTCCCGCAGGCTCAGCCGCCGCAGCCGGACCAGGGGCCGTTCCCGCAGGGCCAGCCGCCGCAGCAGGACCGGATCCCCTACCCCCAGGGCCAGCCGCCGCAGCCGGACCAGGGGCCGTACCCGCAGTTCACCGTGCAGCCGCCGCCTCCGCAGTTCACGCCGCCGCAGATGCCGGGCATGCCCTATCCGGGCGAGGAGCCGCCGCCGAAGAAGGGCAACACCGGCCGGATCCTGGCCGGCGTCGCCGCGGTCGTGGTGCTCCTCGGCGCCGCGGGCGGTATCTATGTGCTGACCAAGGGCGACAGCAAGAAGGACACCAAGGCGCAGCCCGCCGCGGCGACCTCGTCCGCGGCCCCGACGACCCCGGCGTCGTCGAGCTCGGCGTCGTTCCCGGACAACAGCTACACCGGCTCGGCGGCCCCGCCCGCGTCGGCCTCGTCCACCGGCGGCGGCGCGAGCCTGGACAACGCGGCCACGGACAAGACGCCGTTCACCGCGCAGGCTCTGGTGGCGCAGTCGTTCACCGACGACAAGAACGTCACCTACGCGCTGAAGTACGCGCAGGCCCAGCCGTGCGCCAAGATCGGCGACACCGCCGTGCAGAACATCGTGAAATCCGCCAAATGCACGGACCTCATGGCCGCCTCCTGGATCGACCCGGACAACAACCGGATCGTCGTCAGCGCCATGATCATCCCCTACCCGGACGCCGCCACCGCCTCAGCGGTCTACAAGAAGCTGAGCGCCACGCACACGGGCGACTACGCGCAGTGGTGTCCGCCGGCCGGGCAGCCCGGCGCCGACACCTGCACCAAGCTCGCCAAGGCCGGCACGGTCACCCGCGAGGGCAAGTTCGGCAGCTTCCACCGCTACGTGCTGATCACCACGGCGGTCTACGTCGACCTGCGCAACGACGACAGCCAGAAGGACTGGCTGACCTCCGCCGCGCACGGCGCGTTCCAGAACACCCTGCCGGGGCAGTGATCCCCCTGGCGTCCGCACCGGCCCGCCGGTGCGGACGCGGACTTCCAAGGCAGCACTCAAGGCGCAAGGCAGCACTGAAGGGCCTCTCGCGAATCGCGGGAGGCCCCGAGGTGTTCAGTGGTGAAGCGCGGACCGGTCAGACGGTGTCGGTGTGCTTCTGGCCCTGGTCGGTGACCGTCGGCTGGCCGGAGTTCTCCACGGCGGGGGTCACGCGCGCGGAGTCATTGGCCTGCTTGGCGACTTCCTCGGTCTCCTTCTGGCTCTGCCGCATCTCGGACTTGAAGATGCGCAGCGACTGCCCCACAGAGCGGGCCATGTCCGGCATCTTCTTCGCCCCGAAGAGCAGGAACAGCACAACAAGGATCACGATGATGTGCCATGGCTGCAATTCGCCCATGAGTGGTCTCTCTTCTCCCGGTCAGCCAACGATTCGTGAGGAGAAGTCGGCCGGTCCGCTTCGCCTACCGCGTTCAGACTAACCCGGCACCCCTACCCTCTGGCTACCTCCACCTCGGCCGTAATGACGCGGTCACGGTACCGACGCGCGGCCGTTCGCAGGGCTTCTTCCGGATCCCAGCCGGCCGCGGCCGCCGCCACCGCCGTCGCCAGCAGCTGCTCGCCCAGCTCATCAGCGGTTTCCGGGAGGTCGGGGGCGGGACCTGCGGGCACGGCGAGGCCGGCCTTGCGGACCCGGCTCGCCAGTTTCGCGGCCAGCGCCAGCGCCGGCTGGGTCATCGGCACGCCCTCGGTCACCGACGCGCGCTGCTTCTCCTCGGCCTTGATCTGCTCCCAGTTGGCCGCGACGTGCTCGGCGGTCGGGGCGTCGACGTCCCCGAACACGTGCGGGTGCCGCCGGATCAGCTTGGCCACGATGCCGTCGGCGACGTCGTCGACGGAGAACGGATCGGATTCGTGCTCTTCGGCGATGCGTGAGTGGAACATCACCTGGAGTAGCACGTCGCCGAGCTCTTCACGCAGCGCGTCGCGCCCCGGGCCGGGGGTCAGCGGGTCGCCGTCCTCGATCGTCTCGACGGCTTCGTAGGCCTCTTCGAGCAGGTACTTCACCAGCGAGGCGTGGGTCTGCTCGGCGTCCCACGGGCAGCCGCCGGGCGAGCGCAGCCGGTTCATGACGTCCACGAGGTCCAGCAGGTGCGCGCCGGGCAGATCATAGGAACCGGGCAGGACTTCGAGCTCGGGCAGCGCCGCCGAGGCGAGGTTCACCAGACGGTTCCCCAGCGCGACCGCCAGTTCCTCGTCGAACTCCTCGTCCTCGGCGAGCCAGACGACCGTGCGGGACGGCGTGGCGGCCTCCAGAAGCCGTTCGGCGGCCATCGCCGGGCTGTGGTCCGGCAGCGCCACCACGGCGCCGGTGGCCTGCTCGACGTAGGGGATGTGCGGGTGCTCGGCGTCGGCGGCGAAGACCACGTCGGCCGCGCGCAGCGTCTCCCAGGCCGGCCAGGACAGCAGCCCGAGGGCGACCCGGGGCGAGGTGGCCAGGAAGACGATGCGGCCGGCGTCCGGCGGCGGGGCTTCGGTCATGGAGTAGATCGTAGGCGGGGCCGCGGATCGAAGCCGCTGAGATCGGCTTCGAGGAGGGCGAAGGCCCGCTGTGCGGCGGCGGCGACGGCCTCCACCGTCTCCGGGCCCTGCAAACCGTCCAGCAGCAGGCGGCGGCCGACGAAGTACAGGACCCGGTAGACCCCGGCGATCTGCGCGGCGACCACCCGCGCCGCCAGCTCCTCGGCCGGTGCCGCCTGGGCCACCAGGACGTCGGCCAGCGCCTGCTCGCGCTGGTCGTGGATCTGCCGCTCGCGCGCCGCCAGCGCCGGGCTGGCCAGCACCATCAGCGAGAAGTGCACGCCGAGGTGGCCCAGCGTCGGGTCCCCGGCCGCCAGCCGCTCGGCGTGGTAGCGGCGGGCCGCGGCCAGGACCGGCTCGCCCTCCGGCCGCGCCGCGATCGCCTCGGCCAGCCCGTGGACGATGTGCTCGGCCCGGTCGAAGACCAGGTCCTCCTTCAGCGGGAAGTGGTTCGTGACGGTCATCTTCGCCACGCCGGCGGCCGTGGCGACCTCGGCGATGGTCACGTTCTCGAAGCCGCGCTCGGCGAACATCGCGGTCGCGACGTTGGCGATCTCCTCGCGGGTCTGCCGCTTCTTGCGTTCCCGCAGCCCTGGGGCGCTCGGTGTCTCCATGCCTCCATATTAGGCTTGACCTAATAACTAGGTCCAGCCTAAAGTTTGGTCAGACCTAAGGAACTCGTCCGGGAGGGGACTCCGATGACCGCCGTCATCACCGACACCATGACCGCCGCGAACACGAACGACACGAACACCGCCGCCGCGCAGCCGAACCCCCTGAAGCAGACCTTCGGGCCGCTGGTCATCGACATCGCGGTCCCGCTCGGCGGGTACTACGCGCTGCACGCGGGCCTCGGCGTCGGCACCGCCGCCGCCCTGGGCCTGAGCAGCGTGGTGCCGGCGGCCCGCACGATCTTCGCCGCGGTGGCCAAGCGCCGGCTGAACGCGCTGGCCATGCTGATGCTGACGGTGAACGTCGTCGCCATCGCGCTGACCTTCGTCTCGGGCGACGCTCGCCTGATGCTCGCCAAGGACTCCGCGGTGAGCAGCACGATCGCGCTGGGGATCCTGTGGTCGGTGCGGGGCGGCAAGCCGATGATGTCGGC contains:
- a CDS encoding DUF885 domain-containing protein; the protein is MADTPDARFEALAADILDGLCRRHPDWAGTLGLHEYDAELPDRSAGGLAAESAWLAGRAADLADLDGAELSVPNRADAAILANHLAALRFQIEDLREDEWNPAEANPGIALYTLLARDYAPAAQRLTAFAGRLEQVPSALAGSRSLVAGKPLSRIHVELAIGQFEGTVDLVGAELDAAVEQASKADPAAVGLAEARAAIDAVRPAALEALREHIVWLKERLAAGDAGMEEFRDPRIGAELFARKLSLSLDAESDAAAILARAQADLDRVSAEIVEAAADYEGVAVPSDEADRSALVRRVLNRLAEAAPDNETILEYSRQALLKQFAFVREHDLVTVYPDPYEVAAMPEVHRGVAVAYCDPPGPLEPAEVQTILAISPTPEDWTPERVDSFFREYNLHMLHNLMVHEAMPGHLLQLQHSRRQQAPTPVRAALWSGSFVEGWAVYAEELMARHGYPGDGDARAVRMQQLKMQLRMIINTVLDGRVHCHGMTEDEAMALMTGRGYQEDGEAAGKWRRALLSSSQLSTYYVGYVEVSDLIRDLRADHPEWSERELHDAVLAHGSPAVRYLRDLIAA
- the tatA gene encoding Sec-independent protein translocase subunit TatA, with protein sequence MGELQPWHIIVILVVLFLLFGAKKMPDMARSVGQSLRIFKSEMRQSQKETEEVAKQANDSARVTPAVENSGQPTVTDQGQKHTDTV
- a CDS encoding nucleoside triphosphate pyrophosphohydrolase; translation: MTEAPPPDAGRIVFLATSPRVALGLLSWPAWETLRAADVVFAADAEHPHIPYVEQATGAVVALPDHSPAMAAERLLEAATPSRTVVWLAEDEEFDEELAVALGNRLVNLASAALPELEVLPGSYDLPGAHLLDLVDVMNRLRSPGGCPWDAEQTHASLVKYLLEEAYEAVETIEDGDPLTPGPGRDALREELGDVLLQVMFHSRIAEEHESDPFSVDDVADGIVAKLIRRHPHVFGDVDAPTAEHVAANWEQIKAEEKQRASVTEGVPMTQPALALAAKLASRVRKAGLAVPAGPAPDLPETADELGEQLLATAVAAAAAGWDPEEALRTAARRYRDRVITAEVEVARG
- a CDS encoding TetR/AcrR family transcriptional regulator, coding for METPSAPGLRERKKRQTREEIANVATAMFAERGFENVTIAEVATAAGVAKMTVTNHFPLKEDLVFDRAEHIVHGLAEAIAARPEGEPVLAAARRYHAERLAAGDPTLGHLGVHFSLMVLASPALAARERQIHDQREQALADVLVAQAAPAEELAARVVAAQIAGVYRVLYFVGRRLLLDGLQGPETVEAVAAAAQRAFALLEADLSGFDPRPRLRSTP
- a CDS encoding VC0807 family protein translates to MTAVITDTMTAANTNDTNTAAAQPNPLKQTFGPLVIDIAVPLGGYYALHAGLGVGTAAALGLSSVVPAARTIFAAVAKRRLNALAMLMLTVNVVAIALTFVSGDARLMLAKDSAVSSTIALGILWSVRGGKPMMSAGLKPFVTKGDARRTAAWDALQSESGEFRKKENLYSLIWGGWLLAECVARLIGAFTLPVSTMAWLGTVVLVVAIGAACVTGGAAVEPLEKMIEARAGAASGEER